A single region of the Mustela lutreola isolate mMusLut2 chromosome 2, mMusLut2.pri, whole genome shotgun sequence genome encodes:
- the CCL25 gene encoding C-C motif chemokine 25, whose protein sequence is MNPRLLLCLVASLVGAWSTIHAQGVSEDCCLHYNRCVRPQRLQLAQGYRRQEVSGSCNLPAVIFLLPKNKVLCANPRDTWVQKMTDFLDAGNKTFPKHLQRHFHGPPFRCRKTGPGNSKLPPAKFRRPGRINKRETSFRTKANAGP, encoded by the exons GCTCTGCCTCGTGGCCAGCTTGGTGGGTGCCTGGTCTACCATCCACGCTCAAG GTGTCTCAGAGGACTGCTGCCTGCACTACAACCGCTGCGTGCGGCCCCAACGGCTCCAGCTTGCCCAGGGCTACCGGCGCCAGGAAGTGAGCGGGAGCTGCAACCTGCCTGCCGTGAT ATTCTTATTACCGAAAAACAAGGTGCTGTGTGCGAACccgagggacacctgggtgcagAAGATGACAGACTTCCTGGATGCTGGGAACAAGACCTTCCCAAAACACCTCCAGAGACACTTTCACG GCCCCCCCTTTAGATGTAGGAAGACAGGCCCTGGGAACTCCAAACTCCCACCAGCCAAGTTTAGGAGGCCCGGCAGAATCAATAAGAGGGAAACTTCCTTCCGAACAAAAGCTAATGCAG GACCATGA